In the genome of Cyclopterus lumpus isolate fCycLum1 chromosome 19, fCycLum1.pri, whole genome shotgun sequence, one region contains:
- the crym gene encoding ketimine reductase mu-crystallin — protein sequence MAAPPVVIWKQEVQRLLHCRDLVPRLEEALGKFSRRDSAEVIQPVRSILPLQKHHGFLGLMPTYMENDGVLSTKLVCFYNREAGSTLPAATATVMLLDPEFGNVKAVIDGEDITKMRTAVVSAISAKLLMCPGADVLAILGTGKQAIAHYNVFTEMFQFKEVRVWSRTRQGVERFCRSASGPVTACVSAEEAVRGADAIVTVTSSTEPVLFGRWVKPGAHVAAVGACRPNWRELDEVLMKEAVVYSDSRDGAMTESGDVILSGAEVFAELGDVINGTKPAHREKTTVFKSLGLGVEDAVSAQLVFHQWKAKAGLP from the exons ATGGCTGCACCTCCTGTTGTCATATGGAAGCAAGAAGTGCAGCGTCTGTTGCATTGCAGAGATCTGGTCCCCCGTCTGGAGGAGGCTTTGGGCAAATTCTCCAGACGAGACAGCGCCGAGGTGATCCAGCCTGTGCGCAGCATACTTCCCCTGCAGAAACATCACGG CTTTCTAGGATTAATGCCCACATACATGGAGAACGACGGGGTCCTGTCCACAAAGCTCGTGTGTTTCTACAACAGGGAGGCCGGCTCAACTCTGCCAGCAGCAACAGCCACAGTGATGCTGTTGGACCCAGAGTTTGGGAATGTAAAGGCT GTCATTGATGGAGAGGATATCACAAAAATGAGGACTGCTGTGGTCTCAGCCATCTCCGCTAAG CTGCTGATGTGCCCTGGAGCAGATGTCTTGGCCATCTTGGGGACTGGCAAACAGGCCATAGCTCATTACAATGTCTTCACAGAAATGTTTCAATTTAAAGAG GTGCGTGTCTGGAGCCGTACAAGACAGGGAGTGGAGAGGTTTTGCCGCTCCGCCAGTGGTCCGGTGACGGCATGCGTCTCAGCGGAGGAGGCGGTGAGGGGAGCAGATGCCATAGTGACGGTAACCAGCAGTACAGAGCCGGTGCTCTTTGGTCGGTGGGTCAAACCAGGAGCCCATGTGGCCG CGGTGGGAGCTTGCAGGCCAAACTGGCGAGAGCTGGACGAAGTGTTGATGAAGGAGGCGGTGGTGTACAGTGACAGCAGGGACGGAGCAATGACAGAGTCCGGTGACGTCATCCTCTCTGGG GCTGAAGTGTTTGCTGAGCTTGGAGATGTTATTAATGGGACAAAacctgcacacagagagaagacaacCGTGTTCAAATCTCTTG GATTGGGAGTTGAAGATGCGGTGTCTGCTCAGCTGGTTTTCCACCAATGGAAAGCCAAAGCCGGTTTACCATGA